The sequence CCGGGTCGTCGGCCGCCGTGGAGTACGCCAGCACATTGGACGCGGTCATCCCGTCGAACCAGTCGAGCCCGGCCGCGTCCCACGGGGCGAGACTGACCAGGGCCGCGGTCCGGGTGACCCGTTCCGGCAGCAGGGCCGCGCAGGCCAGGGCGTGCGGTGCCCCGCCGGAGCGGCCCACCACGGCGAAGCGCTCCAGTCCCAGCGCGTCGGCGATGGCGCGGACGTCGGCGACGACGTCGCTGATCCGCCGGCCCTCGTGCCGGTCGCTGCCGCCGTAGCCCGGGCGGTCGTAGGCGATCAGCTGCGTGTGGCGATGGTAGAGGACCATGCCGCGGGGAGCGGGGCCGAGCCTGCTGCCCGGGGTGCCGTGGAGGAGGAAGACCGGTCTTCCCCGTGGATCTCCCATCCGCTCGACCAGCAGATGCCGCCCGTCCGCCGCGAGCACCCGATCGCGCACCCGTGCCTCCCCCGCTCGGTCACCCCGTCACCCGGCGGGCCCGGACCCGTTGCGCTCCCGGTGCCTGCCGCCGTTTCGATGATGACCCATCAGAGGCGTTACGGGGACCGTTCGTCGACGAGGAACTGCGAAGGCCCCGGGGGCCGGCGGGGACGACGCCCGTCGCCATCCGGACGGAGCGCACCAGCATCCGGACCGAGGAGGGGCGAGAATCGGACAGGACTAGTCCTCACCCTGGGGCCGTCGACGGTTGCACCGGGTGTTTGCGAAGGGAACCGACTTGGCGTGACCGTGGGTAAGTGAACGACCCGAGGGCGAAGCGTCGGTGTCGTGTGCCCGTCCGGAAGTCGGCCTTGTGTGCGTTTCCCGGCCTCGGAATAGTGGGCGCCCCATCCTCCGTGTACGGGCACCCCACATGCTTCGTGCACGGCCCCACAGGAGGTCGACGTTGAAGCATCGACGCATGTCCAGGAAGCGCGCGACGCTGGCCGGCTCGGCCGTCGTCGCGCTGGTCGCAGCGGGATTCACGTTCCAGTCCGCGAACGCCAGTGACGATGTGCCGCAGTTCGCGGCCAAGACCCTCAGCGCGAGCGCGGCCGGAAAGCTCGCCGACACCCTGGACCGTGATCTGGGTGCCGACGCGGCGGGCTCGTACTACGACACCACGGCGAAGGCCCTCGTCGTGAACGTCGTCGACGAGGCCGGCGCCGAGCAGGTCCGCCAGGCGGGCGCCAGGGCCAGAATCGTGGAGAACTCCCTCGCCGAGCTGAAGTCGGCCCGGCGGACCCTCGCCGACAGGGCGACGATCCCGGGCACGTCCTGGGCGGTCGACCCGGTGACCAACAAGGTGAAGGTCACCGCTGACAGCACGGTCGACGGCGCCACCTGGAAGAAGCTCTCGGCCGTCGTCGACGGTCTCGGCGGCAAGGCCGAACTCACGAGGACCACGGGTGAGTTCAAGCCGCTGATCGCGGGCGGCGACGCGATCTGGGGCTCCGGCTCCCGCTGCTCGCTCGGCTTCAACGTGGTCAAGGACGGCGAACCGTACTTCCTGACCGCGGGCCACTGCACCGAGTCGGTCACCAGCTGGTCGGACTCCCAGGGCGGTGCGGAGATCGGGGCGAACGAGGGCTCCAGTTTCCCGGAGAACGACTACGGCCTGGTCAAGTACACCTCGGACGTCGAGCACCCGAGCGAGGTGAACCTCTACGACGGCTCCACCCGGGCGATCACCCGGGCCGGTGACGCCACGGTCGGCCAGGCGGTCACCCGCAGCGGTTCCACCACCCAGGTGCACGACGGCGAGGTCACCGGGCTGGACGCCACCGTCAACTACGGCAACGGCGACATCGTCAACGGCCTCATCGAGACGACCGTCTGCGCCGAGCCTGGCGACAGCGGCGGCGCCCTCTTCGCGGGCGACACCGCGCTGGGGCTGACCTCGGGCGGCAGCGGCGACTGCTCCTCGGGCGGTACGACCTTCTTCCAGCCGGTCCCGGAGGCGCTGGCCGCCTACGGCGCCGAGATCGGCTGAGGCGCCACGTACGACGGCAGCGGCGAAGGGCCTCCGGTTCGTGACCGGGGGCCCTTCCCCCTGCCCTGACGGGGGCGGGCTCAGGCGGCCCGGGGCAGGGTGCGGGCGCCGGCGTCCGCCGGGGAGACGCCGAAGACCTTCACGGCCTGGTAGTAGGTCCAGGCCGTGCTGGTGCACGAGGTCTTCGTCGCCCCCGAGTAGCGGGCGCACACGCGCTTGAGGTCCTCGTAGAAGGCGGAGTCGAGCCGCGCCTTGTTGGCGGAGAACGTCCCCGCGGCCTTGTAGTTCCGGTACCCGAAGTCGTGGCGGGCGCAGGCGTTCTTGAACGGGAAGCCGAACGGGTTGTCGGGGGAGCTGCTGCAGTAGTCCGTCGACCAGTCGAAGCCGTATGCGGCCCAGGCGCCCTGGTTGTTGCGGGCCGCGTTCCAGGCGTTGTAGCTGGAGGCGCTGGTCTGGGTCCAGGAGCTGAGCACCTGCGGCTTGTCGGCGGGGGCGGCCGAGGCGGAGACCGCGGAGCCCAGAGCGAGGGGGAGCGACAGGGCGACGGCGGCGAGCGGAACCGTGAAGCGACGACGCATGGACGACCTCCGTGGGGGTGAAAGGAGTTGCTCCTGAGGTGTTCCTCGCCGGGTGGTGCGAGGGACAGGAGCAGCATGTCGTCATGAACGCGTCATGCCTAGATGGTGCGCCGAGTGGACATCGGGAATTGTCGCGCCGGTACGGAGGGTTGGTCTGCGCGTCAGCCGGGGCCGCCGCCGGGTCCTGGTGGCGGTCCGCTCCGTTACGCGGCCCGGCCCGGGGGTGCGTCAGTTTTTACCGACGCGTAACTTCCCTCGTCGGCTTACTCGTGCGTAACTTGGCATGAGCACACAGAACTTGTGGTCCGGGCCACAGGGCGCACCGCCATCGCACCTCCCTTGAGCCGCAAGGAGACCCCACGATGCTGCCCTGGATCCGTGCTGCGCGCGTTCCCCGCACGCGCAGTCTGCTAGCCGCCCTGCTTCTCGCCCTCACCGTTCTCGTCGCCCCCGCGGCCACCGCGAACGCGGCCCCGGCCGCCGAAGCGGCCACATCGCGAGGCTGGAACAACTACTCCTGCAAGCCCTCCGCCGCCCATCCCCGGCCTGTCGTCCTGGTCCACGGAACCTTCGGGAACTCCGTCGACAACTGGCTCGTCCTCGCCCCCTACTTGGTCAACCGGGGGTACTGCGTCTTCTCCCTCGACTACGGTCAGCTCCCCGGCGTGCCGTTCTTCCACGGCCTCGGACCCATCGACAAGTCCGCCGAACAGCTCGACGTGTTCGTCGACAAGGTGCTCGACGCCACCGGGGCCCCGAAGGCCGACATCGTCGGCCACTCCCAGGGCGGCATGATGCCGAACTACTACCTGAAGTTCCTCGGCGGCGCCGACAAGGTCAACGCCCTCGTCGGCATCGCCCCGGACAACCACGGCACCACGCTGCTCGGCCTCACCAGACTGCTGCCGTACTTCCCCGGCGTGGAGAAGTTCATCAGCGACAAGACCCCCGGACTCGCCGACCAGGTCGCGGGATCGCCCTTCATCACCAAGCTCACGGCGGGCGGCGACACCGTCCCCGGCGTCCGCTACACCGTCATCGCGACCAAGTACGACGAGGTCGTGACCCCGTACCGCACGCAGTACCTGGACGGGCCGAACGTACGCAACGTGCTGCTCCAGGACCTGTGCCCGCTCGACCTCTCCGAGCACGTGGCGATCGGGACCATCGACCGGATCGCGTTCCACGAGGTGGCCAACGCCCTCGACCCGGCACGCGCCACCCGGACCACCTGCGCCTCCGTCATCGGCTGACCCACCGCTCGGCAACGGGCCGGGGTCCGGCGTCCGACGGTACGGACGGCGGACCCCGGCCCGTCAGGTCCTGCTGCGCCCGACGTCCCGGAGGGACGCGGCAGGGGTACGGAGGGGGCGCTGCGGTCAGCGGCTGTGGCGCCCCGTCGCGGCGGCGGCCCGCCGGCGCTGCGAGGCGAACAGCACGGCCGCACCGGCGGCGAGCACCCCGGCGCCCCCGATCGCCAGGTACGCACTGCTGCCGGAGCCACCGGTCTCGGCCAGCACCTCGTCCTCGTTCGCGGTGTTGACCTCGGGGGCGTTGCCCTCGGCCTTCGTCTCCGGAGCGGCCGGAGCGGCGGCGGTGACCTTCGCCCCGGTGCTCGCGTCGTCGTCACCGTGGCCGTTGTGCTCGACGGAGGACTTCGCGGCGCCCTCGGTGATCGCCTTCTCGGACGGGGCGGAGGGGGCGGGAGCCGGAGCCTCGGCACCGGCGTCTCCACCGGAACCCTGCTCCTCCTTCCCTTCCTCCTTCTCCGCCGGTCCGCCGCCCGCGGATCCGCCGCCGAACGTCACGTCCGAGCAGGCGTAGAACGCCTCGGGGGAGTCGGAACGCTGCCAGACCGTGTAGACCAGCTGCCGCCCCGAGCGCTCGGGAATCGTCCCGTCGAAGACGTACGAACCGTTCTCCAGCACCGGGTCGGTGGCCTCGGCGAAGGGCTCCGCCTCCAGGTCCGACCAGGCCAGCGGCTTCGTCGCGTCGTAACCGGGCTTGGTCATGTACAGCTCGAACGAGCCCTTGTGCGGCGCCGTCGCCCGGAACCGGAAGGTGTGCTTGCCCGCCGACAGCGCGGTGGCCGGCCAGTCGGCCCGCGGCAGGTCGAGTCCCTTGAACTTGTCGTTGGCCGCGCTGCAGAGCTTGCCGTCCGGGATCAGCTCCCGGTGCTTGCCCGCCGCGTTGGCGATGTTGACCCCGTTCCAGTCGTACAGCGCCTGCGTGCCCCCCGCCGCGACCGCTGCCCGGCACGCCGCCGACTTCGGATTCTCCGGCCCCTCCGCGAAGCACGCCGACACCCGGCTCACCGGGTCGGTCAGCGAACCGTGCGCGACGGCCGGCGTGGCGGTCAGCCCGGCCAGCGCGAGCGGTGCGAGTCCGAGAGCGAGGACTCCGGCGGCCTTGCGACGAGCGGTCATGGGTGGATCTCCTTCGGTACGGCACTGCTGTCGGGGGGTGGCGATCAGCAAGCTAGCCGCTCGGAAGGACGAAAACCCCTGCTGGGAGGGGGTGATGGCGATCCTTATGGTCCCTTTAAGGGGTGGTTAGGCGTGCGCTCAGAAACCCGTTCCGATCCCCGCCCCAGGACGCCTCGGACGGTACGCCGTCGGCCTGGCGCCCCGACACCCGGCGGCCCGGACCACCTCGCCCCGATGCTCATGGCGCGGGCGGCGGGAATCGCCCCGATCGTGGCCTGGCCGCTGACCGGTCGGCCGACCGCACGACTGCGCGGTGGCCGGAAAGCGGCAGAGGAGCCCCGCACTGTCAGTGGCGGCTGAGAGCATCGGAACCATGACCACGATCGACTGGGACGCGGCGGCCGGATCCTTCGACGAGGAGCCCGACCACGGGCTGCTCGACCCCGCGGTGCGCGACGCCTGGGCCGGGCGCCTGGAGAGCTGGCTGCCCGCCACCCGCGGCGATGTGCTGGATCTGGGGTGCGGCACCGGCAGTCTCTCGCTGCTCGCCGCAGGCCAGGGCCACCGCGTCACCGCCGTCGACCGCTCGCCGCGCATGGCCGATCTGGCCCGCACCAAGCTCGCCGGGACCGGCGCGGAGGTCCTCGTCGGGGACGCCGCCCGGCCCCCGGTCGGGGAGCGGGCGTTCGACGTGGTCCTGGCCCGGCACGTCGTCTGGCTGCTCCCGGACCCGGCGGCGGCTCTGGAGCACTGGTTCGCCCTGCTGAAGCCGGGCGGGCGGCTCGTCCTGGTCGAAGGCGTGTGGGGCGGTACCGGCCTCTCCGCCACCACGCTCACCGCCCTGCTCTCGGCGCACACCGAGCGCATCCACCACGAGGACCTGGCCCCCGACAGCCGGCTCTGGGGCAAGAAGGTCGACGACGAACGCTATGCGCTCGTCGCCCGCGCGATGCCGCCCCATCGGCACACCGAGGTCGTCGACGTCCATCTGATCCTTCGCCGGGGCGCGGACGTCCTGCTGGCCCGCCGCTCCAACACGGGTTATGCGGACGGACTGCTCCACCTGCCCTCCGGCCACGCGGAGGACGGAGAGGACGTTCGCGAGGCGATGGTGAGGGAGGCCGCGGAGGAGATCGGCCTCGCTCTGGACCCCGACGAGCTGCGGGTGGCCCTGGTGATGCAGCACCGGGGCCCCGGCGGCGGGGCGCGCATGGGCTGGTTCTTCGTCGCGGAGTACGACCCCGGGCGGCCGCCGCGCAACGCGGAGCCCGAGAAGTGCTCGGAGCTGGACTGGTTCCCGCTGGCCGCGCTGCCGGACGACATGGTGGCGTACTGCCGTGCGGGCCTGGACGGCTACCGGGCGGGCGAGCACTTCCTGATCCACTGGCATCGGGACGGGGAGCCGATCGTCTACGTTCCGGGCGGTGCGGGGCGGGCGGTCCCGCTGCCGGCCGCCCGGGAGACGACCGGCCGGGTTCACCACATCGAGCTGTGGGTGGCGGACCTGGCGGCGGCGGAGCGCAGGTGGGGCTGGCTGCTGGGCCGCCTCGGTCATGTCCCGTATCAGCAGTGGGCGCACGGCCGCAGCTGGCGACGCGGCGACGCGTACGTGGTGCTGGAGCAGTCCCCGGACCTGGTCGCGGGTGATCACGACCGCCGCCGTCCCGGGCTCAACCACCTGGCGTTCCACATCGCGGACCGGGACGCCCTGGACGCCCTGACGGCCGAGGCCCCGGCGTACGGCTGGCGTCTGCTGTTCCCCGACCGCCATCCGTACGCGGGCGGCGACGGGCATCTCGCCGCCTATCTGGAGGACCCGGCGGGATACGAGGTGGAGCTGGTCGCCGCCTCCCGGCCGGGCCCCTGAGCCGGGGCGCATCCGTGCGCCGGGCGGGCCACGGGGAGGGGGGTGTGTCCGTGCGCCGGGCCGCGCCTCTGGGCCGGGTGGTCTCCGTGCGCCGGGCAGCGCCCTCGGGTGCCGGGGCGCCGCTGTCTTCCGGCCGGGCCCCTGAGCCCTGCGCACCCGCGATCCGGGTCGGCGCGGGCGGCCGGGTACGTGCGGGACGACCCTGAGCCCTGCGCACCCGCGACCCGGGCCGGCGACCGGGGCCGCACGGGGACCCGGTCCGTCCTGGAGTCGGCGCCCCCGCGCCCGGACGCGTTCCCGGCCGCCGCCGGCCTTCGCCGGGGAGGGGAAGGAGCCGGTCAGGTCAGGAGAGGGGCCAGGACCTGGGCCCTCGCCAGACCTTCCAGCTCGTCCAGCGCCGAGGCCGCAGCACGGGCCGCCGCCGGGTCACGCTCGGCCAGACCGCTCGCCTCGAACTCGTCCTCGTCCAGCCGCAGTACGGTCGAGCCGTCGGCCGACACCCACAGGTCCAGGTCCAGGTCCTCGACCGACAGCACCCCGTCCGCGAGCACGGCGGGCCGGGTGATGTCGCAGTACCAGCCCTTGAGCCCGCCGTCGCCGGTGCGGACCTCCTTCACCGCGAACCACCGGTCCCGCCAGTAGTGTTCGGTGAACACGTCGCCCGGCTCGAAGCGGACGAAGCCGAAGTTCCGCACGCCGGGCGCGGCCCACGGAGCCCGGACGGTCACGCGGACGCCGTCGTCCCGGACCAGCTGCGCCGGATAGCGGATCTTGGTGCGGCCCGCCTTGGTCAGGGCGACGACCAGTTCCTCAGGGCTGCCCGCGCGGGGCTCAGAGGGGTCACAGGGTGCGGACATGGCGCACCTCCGTCGCGCAGACCCGGTAGCCGAACCACTGGTTGACGGCCAGCATCGGGCCGTTGCCCGTGTCGTTGGAGGTGTAGGCGTCCGTGTAGCCGGCCGCCCGAGCCCGGTGCAGCGAGTCGTTCTTCGCCAGCTTCGCCAGGCCCCGCCCCCGGAACTCCCGCAGCGTGCCGGTCATGGCGCTCAGATAGGTGCGTTCGCCGTCGGTGGTGGCCGCGCTGAACGCCGCCACCTTCCCGTCCACCAGTGTCACCGACGTGAGCCCCTGGTCGAAGGACGGGTGCCGCCAGACGTTCGTCAGCCAGTCCTCGTAGTCGTCGAGTTCGACGGCGATGTCGCTCGGCTCGTCCGCCGTCACCGCGGCGTCCGCCTCGAACAGCGGCCGGGGGTCGTCCGCGAAGTCGCCTCCCGTCCGCAGCTCGACGCCCGCCGGGAGCTCCTGGCGCGGGGGCAGCGCACCGCCCGCCAGGTCCAGCCGCTGGAAACAGGCCGAGCGCTTGGGCTCGTAGCCCCGCTTGCGGGCGAACTCCAGGCTCTCCGGGTTGTCCAGCACCCAGGCGTACAGCGCCGTGGCCCCGACACCGGCCAGGTGGTCCTCCGCCGTGCGCAGCAGCAGCGAGCCCGCGCCGCGGTTCGTGCGGCCGGGAAGCGTGTGCGGGGTGAAGTAGCCCTGACCGGGCTCGGGGCTCTCGTGGGCGATGCCCGCCTGGGCCGTGGCGATGATCTCGCCGTCCTCCTCGGCGACCAGCAGCCGGTAGTGCTTGTCCGGATGGGCGTTCGCCAGGTCGTGGACGACCTGTCCGGGGGTGGCCACCATCCACGGGACCGAGGCCCGGCGGGCCCGCGTCCAGGCCTCCGCGTCGGAGGGGCGGAAATCACGCACGATCACAGTCATGCGGGGGACCGTATGCGCAGCCGCGCCCCGAACGCCTCCCCTTTTCCCGCCGGTGGGGGACAATCGGCCCGTGACTGAGAAGATCGTCCTCGACCCGGACTCCGGCATCGCCCCGTACGAGCAACTGCGCCACCGGATCTCCGAACTGGCCCGCTCCGGTGCGCTGCCCGTCGGCCACCGGCTCCCGACCGTACGCGGCTTCGCCGAGGAGCTGGGCCTCGCCGCCAACACCGTCGCCAAGGCCTACCGGGCCCTGGAGGCGGACGGGGTGATCGAGACCCGGGGGCGTAACGGAACCTTCGTCGCTGCCGCCGGGGGGGCGGCCGAACAGCGGGCCGCGACCGCCGCGCAGCAGTACGCGGAGACCGCCGGGCGGCTCGGCCTCTCCCGGCAGCAGGCCCTGTCGCTGGTCGAGGACGCGGTACGAGCGGCGTACGGGGACTGACCCGCGGCGGCCGTCGGCCCGCGAGTAGTGGCCCTCGGGGCGGACCCCGTCCCCGCGGCCGTGAGGACGCAGGGCGGTGTCCTCGGGCGGACGTCGCTCCCCCGCCGGGGCCGGACTGTGGCCCGGCGTCAGAGATACAGCCCCGCGTCCGTCCCCGTGTCCTGCTTCGGCACCGACGCGGGGCCGATGCCGCGGCGCAGCGCGTACAGCTCGGCCAGGGAGTTGCCCTCCCGGCCCACCCCCTCGTCCGTACCCAGCCAGGCGGCCGACTCCTGACGGGTCAGCGGACCGACCTCGATCCTGGCCAGGCAGCGGCCGGGCCGGACGACCGCCGGGTGCAGCCGCTCCAGGTCCTCGTTGGTGGTGACCCCCACCAGGACGTTACGGCCCTGGCCCAGCAGCCCGTCCGTCAGGTTCAGCAGCCGGGACAGGGCCTGGCCCGCCGTGTGTTTGGCCTCGCCGCGGATCAGCTCGTCGCAGTCCTCCAGGAGCAGCAGCCGCCACCGGCCCTTCTCCGTGCCGTCGTCCTCGCCGATCGCGATGTCCATCAGATAGCCGACGTCGCTGAAGAGACGCTCGGGGTCCAGCACACAGTCGACCTGGCACCATTCGCGCCAGGAACGGGCCAGGGTACGCAGCGCGGACGTCTTTCCGGTGCCGGGCGGGCCGTGCAGCAGGAGCAGCCGTCCCGCGATGTCGTCCGGTGTGACCTTCATCAGCCGGTCCAGGGCATCGGCCACCGGGGCGGTGTAGTTGGGGCGGACCTCGTCCCAGCTCCCGGCGGCGATCCGGCGGGTGGTGCGGTGCGGGCCACGGGTCGGCGAGACGTACCAGAAGCCCATCGTCACGTTGTCGGGCTGGGGCTCCGGTTCGTCCCGCGCCCCGTCCGTGGCCTGGCCGAGCACCTTCTCCGCCAGCTCCGCGCTGGTCGCGGTCACGGTGACGTCCGCGCCCCGGTTCCAGCGGGAGGCCAGCAGGGTCCAGCCCTCGCCCTCCGCCAGCACCGAGCTGCGGGTGCCGTCGCGGGTGGTCCGCAGCACGCGGGCGTCCGGCGGCAGCAGCGTCGCCCCGGCCTTGATCCGGTCGAGGGAGGAGCTGTGGGAGTGGGGCTGCTCGCCCGTCGTGAAGCGGCCGAGGAAGAGCGCGTCGACGACGTCGGAAGGGGAGTCGCTGTCGTCGACGGTGAGCCGGATCGGCAGAGCGGATGCGGGGGAGTCGGGCATGGCGTTCATGATCCGGCACGGGGGAGCCCCGCGCACCCGGTTTCCCGGCGCGGGCCGGGCGCGCTCGCACCGGCAGCCGGCGGAGGGCCGGCCGGCGACGGCGCAAGCCGACGGCGCGACAGCTGACCGAGCGACACCCGACGGTGCGACAACTGCCCGCACAGCAACGGCCCGCACAAGAGCTCCCCGGACAACAGCTGACCGGGCGACACCCCACGGCCGCGACACCCGGTGGGTCCCGACAGAGCGACGCCCGACCGCGCGACACCCGACGGAGCGACAGCGGAGCGACGGTGAGCGCCTGTTGAACCGCCGGGGGCGGACGGAAGCACTCCGCCTCATTTTTGGCATGAACACTTCCGGTCGGGCGAGGGTGCTGCTACTACGGAGTAGGCAGATACCCCCTGCTCAAGGAGGTCCCATGAAATTGTCCAGACTCGTGGCGTTCTCGTCCTCTCTCCTGCTCGGTGCCGCACTCGCCCTGACCGGTGCGGGGGTCGCGAACGCCGACGCGTCCACCGCGGCCGTCGACTACGTCGCCCTCGGTGACTCGTACTCCTCCGGTGTCGGAGCCGGCAGCTACGACGGCTCCAGCTGCAAGCGCAGCAGCCGCGC is a genomic window of Streptomyces sp. YPW6 containing:
- a CDS encoding triacylglycerol lipase, giving the protein MLPWIRAARVPRTRSLLAALLLALTVLVAPAATANAAPAAEAATSRGWNNYSCKPSAAHPRPVVLVHGTFGNSVDNWLVLAPYLVNRGYCVFSLDYGQLPGVPFFHGLGPIDKSAEQLDVFVDKVLDATGAPKADIVGHSQGGMMPNYYLKFLGGADKVNALVGIAPDNHGTTLLGLTRLLPYFPGVEKFISDKTPGLADQVAGSPFITKLTAGGDTVPGVRYTVIATKYDEVVTPYRTQYLDGPNVRNVLLQDLCPLDLSEHVAIGTIDRIAFHEVANALDPARATRTTCASVIG
- a CDS encoding DUF402 domain-containing protein, whose translation is MSAPCDPSEPRAGSPEELVVALTKAGRTKIRYPAQLVRDDGVRVTVRAPWAAPGVRNFGFVRFEPGDVFTEHYWRDRWFAVKEVRTGDGGLKGWYCDITRPAVLADGVLSVEDLDLDLWVSADGSTVLRLDEDEFEASGLAERDPAAARAAASALDELEGLARAQVLAPLLT
- a CDS encoding DUF5925 domain-containing protein; amino-acid sequence: MPDSPASALPIRLTVDDSDSPSDVVDALFLGRFTTGEQPHSHSSSLDRIKAGATLLPPDARVLRTTRDGTRSSVLAEGEGWTLLASRWNRGADVTVTATSAELAEKVLGQATDGARDEPEPQPDNVTMGFWYVSPTRGPHRTTRRIAAGSWDEVRPNYTAPVADALDRLMKVTPDDIAGRLLLLHGPPGTGKTSALRTLARSWREWCQVDCVLDPERLFSDVGYLMDIAIGEDDGTEKGRWRLLLLEDCDELIRGEAKHTAGQALSRLLNLTDGLLGQGRNVLVGVTTNEDLERLHPAVVRPGRCLARIEVGPLTRQESAAWLGTDEGVGREGNSLAELYALRRGIGPASVPKQDTGTDAGLYL
- a CDS encoding S1 family peptidase — encoded protein: MCVSRPRNSGRPILRVRAPHMLRARPHRRSTLKHRRMSRKRATLAGSAVVALVAAGFTFQSANASDDVPQFAAKTLSASAAGKLADTLDRDLGADAAGSYYDTTAKALVVNVVDEAGAEQVRQAGARARIVENSLAELKSARRTLADRATIPGTSWAVDPVTNKVKVTADSTVDGATWKKLSAVVDGLGGKAELTRTTGEFKPLIAGGDAIWGSGSRCSLGFNVVKDGEPYFLTAGHCTESVTSWSDSQGGAEIGANEGSSFPENDYGLVKYTSDVEHPSEVNLYDGSTRAITRAGDATVGQAVTRSGSTTQVHDGEVTGLDATVNYGNGDIVNGLIETTVCAEPGDSGGALFAGDTALGLTSGGSGDCSSGGTTFFQPVPEALAAYGAEIG
- a CDS encoding GntR family transcriptional regulator; translated protein: MTEKIVLDPDSGIAPYEQLRHRISELARSGALPVGHRLPTVRGFAEELGLAANTVAKAYRALEADGVIETRGRNGTFVAAAGGAAEQRAATAAQQYAETAGRLGLSRQQALSLVEDAVRAAYGD
- a CDS encoding phospholipase, whose product is MRRRFTVPLAAVALSLPLALGSAVSASAAPADKPQVLSSWTQTSASSYNAWNAARNNQGAWAAYGFDWSTDYCSSSPDNPFGFPFKNACARHDFGYRNYKAAGTFSANKARLDSAFYEDLKRVCARYSGATKTSCTSTAWTYYQAVKVFGVSPADAGARTLPRAA
- a CDS encoding alpha/beta hydrolase, which codes for MRDRVLAADGRHLLVERMGDPRGRPVFLLHGTPGSRLGPAPRGMVLYHRHTQLIAYDRPGYGGSDRHEGRRISDVVADVRAIADALGLERFAVVGRSGGAPHALACAALLPERVTRTAALVSLAPWDAAGLDWFDGMTASNVLAYSTAADDPESLARSFTVRSAQIRRDPVRLLDDLRRELTDSDRLVVNDAGIRSMLLRNFSEGLRHSAYGWIDDAIAFCRPWGFDPARITGEVLLWHGVKDVFAPVGHSRWLAGQIPGATTVLEPRAAHFDAFPMLPRILDWLLEDREHCGGA
- a CDS encoding trifunctional class I SAM-dependent methyltransferase/NUDIX hydrolase/VOC family protein; translation: MTTIDWDAAAGSFDEEPDHGLLDPAVRDAWAGRLESWLPATRGDVLDLGCGTGSLSLLAAGQGHRVTAVDRSPRMADLARTKLAGTGAEVLVGDAARPPVGERAFDVVLARHVVWLLPDPAAALEHWFALLKPGGRLVLVEGVWGGTGLSATTLTALLSAHTERIHHEDLAPDSRLWGKKVDDERYALVARAMPPHRHTEVVDVHLILRRGADVLLARRSNTGYADGLLHLPSGHAEDGEDVREAMVREAAEEIGLALDPDELRVALVMQHRGPGGGARMGWFFVAEYDPGRPPRNAEPEKCSELDWFPLAALPDDMVAYCRAGLDGYRAGEHFLIHWHRDGEPIVYVPGGAGRAVPLPAARETTGRVHHIELWVADLAAAERRWGWLLGRLGHVPYQQWAHGRSWRRGDAYVVLEQSPDLVAGDHDRRRPGLNHLAFHIADRDALDALTAEAPAYGWRLLFPDRHPYAGGDGHLAAYLEDPAGYEVELVAASRPGP
- a CDS encoding GNAT family N-acetyltransferase, with amino-acid sequence MTVIVRDFRPSDAEAWTRARRASVPWMVATPGQVVHDLANAHPDKHYRLLVAEEDGEIIATAQAGIAHESPEPGQGYFTPHTLPGRTNRGAGSLLLRTAEDHLAGVGATALYAWVLDNPESLEFARKRGYEPKRSACFQRLDLAGGALPPRQELPAGVELRTGGDFADDPRPLFEADAAVTADEPSDIAVELDDYEDWLTNVWRHPSFDQGLTSVTLVDGKVAAFSAATTDGERTYLSAMTGTLREFRGRGLAKLAKNDSLHRARAAGYTDAYTSNDTGNGPMLAVNQWFGYRVCATEVRHVRTL
- a CDS encoding lytic polysaccharide monooxygenase, which gives rise to MTARRKAAGVLALGLAPLALAGLTATPAVAHGSLTDPVSRVSACFAEGPENPKSAACRAAVAAGGTQALYDWNGVNIANAAGKHRELIPDGKLCSAANDKFKGLDLPRADWPATALSAGKHTFRFRATAPHKGSFELYMTKPGYDATKPLAWSDLEAEPFAEATDPVLENGSYVFDGTIPERSGRQLVYTVWQRSDSPEAFYACSDVTFGGGSAGGGPAEKEEGKEEQGSGGDAGAEAPAPAPSAPSEKAITEGAAKSSVEHNGHGDDDASTGAKVTAAAPAAPETKAEGNAPEVNTANEDEVLAETGGSGSSAYLAIGGAGVLAAGAAVLFASQRRRAAAATGRHSR